Proteins from a single region of Oncorhynchus tshawytscha isolate Ot180627B linkage group LG03, Otsh_v2.0, whole genome shotgun sequence:
- the LOC112231077 gene encoding spindle assembly checkpoint kinase: MAYSTSTLAAGSFGKIYREKYNDTWAAIKKVPQHLINRRDLERECQVYNKAIHPNIVKLLGNPTLKDSKWIIPMEFIFGEELETTIFKSQTSQIQLTPSIKATIITGMCEGLLYLHSKDIVHQDLKPDNIMVEHDTHRAVIIDMGLAKFFRNGLNSAMDMGNEAYSPPEVLQRRGQRDQRSDVWAMGKIIAELCARVRLHTPSVCPTKIQETLSLQGQQYCNAVCRMVQRDPTMRATMAGIMPEIQRAGVDGGGGNTGRQKRGHLLTPFPHTQVKNALPRPQAPVQRSPSPSRFERSALPMPEVKTVVPAPVQAPSPSRWERAALPKTEVRNSPSPLSKVDQGNALFPSGITQPSQDVMKQLLYKEASRGLPCPLPTTGKVRIRRYEQRNGEEETWEQKEVVTEGGRIVKFEDVMFNNKT; encoded by the exons ATGGCGTATTCCACCAGCACTCTTGCTGCTGGCAGCTTTGGGAAGATCTACAGGGAGAAGTACAATGACACCTGGGCTGCAATCAAGAAGGTGCCACAACACTTAATCAATAggagagacctggagagagagtgtCAAGTATACAA TAAGGCAATTCATCCTAACATAGTGAAGCTTCTGGGTAATCCAACACTCAAGGACTCTAAGTGGATCATCCCCATGGAGTTCATCTTTGGAGAAGAACTGGAGACAACCATCTTCAAATCACAAACATCTCAAATCCAG TTGACTCCATCTATAAAGGCCACCATCATCACAGGCATGTGTGAAGGACTACTTTATCTACACAGCAAAGATATTGTCCATCAGGACCTCAAGCCTGACAACATCATG GTAGAGCATGACACTCACCGAGCTGTGATCATTGATATGGGACTGGCCAAATTCTTCCGCAATGGCCTAAATTCTGCTATGGATATGGGCAACGAGGCCTACTCTCCCCCTGAGGTCCTGCAGAGGCGGGGCCAGCGAGATCAGCGCTCGGACGTGTGGGCTATGGGTAAAATCATTGCCGAACTCTGTGCCAGAGTCAGGCTGCACACCCCCAGCGTCTGTCCAACTAAGATCCAGGAGACCCTCAGTCTCCAAGGCCAGCAGTACTGTAACGCTGTCTGTAGGATGGTGCAGAGAGACCCCACAATGCGAGCCACCATGGCTGGAATCATGCCGGAGATACAAAGGGCAGGGGTAGATGGCGGTGGCGGCAACACCGGGAGGCAGAAAAGAGGACATCTTCTGACACCCTTTCCTCACACTCAGGTAAAAAATGCATTGCCACGTCCTCAAGCTCCTGTACAGCGTTCACCATCTCCATCGAGATTTGAGCGCAGTGCTTTACCAATGCCTGAGGTTAAGACAGTAGTGCCAGCTCCTGTGCAAGCGCCTTCTCCATCGAGATGGGAGCGGGCAGCCTTGCCAAAGACTGAGGTCAGGAACTCACCATCTCCCCTTTcaaaggtagaccagggtaatgctCTGTTTCCATCAGGCATAACTCAACCCAGTCAAGATGTCATGAAACAGCTTCTCTACAAAGAGGCATCGAGGGGTCTCCCATGCCCACTCCCCACGACGGGAAAGGTGCGAATCCGCCGCTATGAGCAAAGgaatggggaagaggagacttGGGAGCAAAAGGAGgtggtgactgaaggagggaggATAGTCAAGTTTGAGGATGTGATGTTTAACAACAAGACGTAA